The Punica granatum isolate Tunisia-2019 chromosome 4, ASM765513v2, whole genome shotgun sequence genome has a window encoding:
- the LOC116205406 gene encoding uncharacterized protein LOC116205406 isoform X3 → MDYDENDFQNQNHHLAGDGHLRFDSLVETEGFLGIENNEDNRWIEDFSRGSCGIDFTKSAADSCSISRCNNVWSEATSSESVEMLLKSVGHEETVPRQNVAEVSDAFDELGCLTKRMEPDVRPDAIFTKIGDVGDLQPAVAPEEVPEDSSGLKNDMGADQSRVEVSLQDHGESVEKDSTNIDLDTGGKLGLSAEGYLFDGETSINVSGRDVGDVVIDSAKNDAKEDITCSEVKVDDATRDSGNIAVKDNLKTQEDPHPTSDASIKDENNLRKDNDLLSKELLALENEKKVNIQNSGGDTQNVGSDEMNRQNSNINAVESITPRLDAPLDSTVEGIKEGNAGRTVFCTVVETSVLEVDTGSATVQESVEEACGGTTIQACIHQNAPLKDAGSTDQLNENVHMESQIVLEADKDIDGHPLEVVNSERGIDSCPQRDHVEEKDKSVDDQLVGGEIEGNSMVSSYSAEVKAGNFDADTSRTRNSVEAQMDNVGADTIGNSKVQDSVKDTNVENRGLSSSQTGTTEARDVNGRGDTPNPCSVPVSQEESIVLLPALGNKDGTIGVPVVTDKGFGVPSVSESGNNQDVIADHEEVHISAEVVLRSTHLDDRNDAEVEASRGDLPAHLSESNAAVAQGSHSELVETARGAFNDQSPPPDTSIPECTPVAETGNPESLCESQAAEMGVTLDGSSTMELTVNLMDVTSKGDSSAEAAITPERPAISTPQEKCEMESKVSGDASKPLESTVVSAGRLPEGQLMSKEPEDGRDCHNSDQTNSDTRVTSGTSSLSVSGKEKGGSEIPRVQDVGIIGSEESSGKGGPGVPGPKQNDAPKAEKSSAVKIVEAPPPTAAPVQTASRVQRSGKRGSPQTADKENKSSKGTPDRKPRRASTKSAGRESAKKGNSVKEARPLEQSELVVKSINVSLGPPGMYQLVQPKEILHHGQIEGLGTKPFGALTTPPSSLPDLNSSAFPSVVFQQPFNDMQQVQLRAQILVYGSLISRLVPEELHMVSAFGGPDGGRSLWEKAWQTCKARTRVQTPHQINLETPTSSRSGDLASDPASKQSKVTPSPAARASTSGTPTPSINPMIPLSSPLWSLPTPSLDALQSSGLPRGVVVDYQPAFPKLAPHQTQPILSYVGQNTSWMSQTPFRGPWAAAPQNPALNTSIRFPSVATESVQLTPVRESSLAFSSGMKHTPPGPSAQGGGPPGATVGVSPAVDLAKVIMQSDQSGDPKSKKRKKGPPSEDRSRINLQSQSHAEKLLIPAATSIPSASVTATTPASFQSKGTTLEFNAVVSPTPSTALDKEADQGKKKPVLSEEAIGKVKEAMQQAENAAALAASAVSHSEEVWNELDKKNISGSVSASEAKLASAAVAIAAAAAVAKAAAAAANVASNAALQAKAMADEALSSDPDPSEGNSRGVIWSNSSSSIIFAAKEAARRRVEAASAAALRAENLDIVVKAAELAAEAISQAGKVVTMGDPLSLSKLAEAGPEGFWKLPQFSSEQASMVRDANVEQANNENLVAGSIGLKKSSEGPADNCAAHSNQHVPSNVSKDILRNPMEDQVRLIVGLSGSVSPGDKDRMGEKLANTSDATEITGVNPESQSGLRSQDIGVQGESNKAAGAKKDYGIQEGSRVEVFKDEDGYKGAWFAADVMSLKDGKASVCYTELPSIEGSGKLQEWVDLEGAGDKAPRIRIPHPMTAVQLDGSKKRRRAAMGSFTCSVGDKVDAWIEDSWWEGVVTEKKDETSVMVQLPVLGETSVVRTWHLRPSLIWMDGKWIEWSSTREDDRSHHEGDTPKEKRAKLGSSGRQAKGKGKALKTVEVQDSDKTDGSKLLDLSVKEKVFNIGKSNKDEGKPDPPRTIRSGLRKQGPGVIFGVPKPGKKRKFMEVSKHYVEDQSNNKAEVSDSVKLANYLMPRGSGPRGLKNAPRTDVRGKEKGKEDTESKTKVPATVRSRGLSGRTVSQRNGSKISVSAPGDTSVTDRGGKIKDPSGHVGKHNSMGAGSFSSSEAATGGSFSFSSQAPSDVTTSRKISAPKSDSMNKEKPASTSGRLARIEEDKSVNSNSEAEPRRSNRRIQPTSRLLEGLQSSLIISKGPSSTHDKGHRSARSGAKGYDSGRE, encoded by the exons ATGGATTATGATGAAAATGATTTCCAAAACCAGAATCATCATTTAGCTGGTGACG GCCATTTGAGGTTTGACAGTCTAGTTGAAACGGAGGGTTTTCTGGGAATTGAAAATAACGAAGATAATCGGTGGATTGAGGATTTCTCTCGAGGAAGTTGTGGAATTGATTTTACTAAAAGTGCAGCAGATTCGTGCTCAATATCTAGGTGTAACAATGTCTGGTCTGAGGCGACCTCCTCAGAATCAGTTGAAATGCTACTAAAATCTGTTGGGCATGAAGAAACTGTTCCGAGGCAAAACGTTGCTGAGGTGTCAGATGCATTTGATGAACTGGGTTGCTTAACAAAAAGAATGGAGCCCGATGTTAGACCCGATGCAATCTTCACCAAGATCGGTGATGTTGGAGACTTACAACCTGCAGTTGCCCCAGAAGAGGTTCCAGAAGACTCTTCTGGGTTGAAAAATGATATGGGGGCGGATCAGTCCCGTGTTGAAGTTAGTTTACAAGACCATGGTGAATCTGTTGAAAAGGATTCCACTAACATAGATCTCGATACAGGTGGAAAGTTGGGCTTGTCGGCTGAGGGATATCTATTCGATGGTGAGACAAGCATTAATGTTTCTGGAAGAGATGTTGGTGATGTGGTCATTGACTCTGCAAAAAATGATGCAAAAGAAGATATCACTTGTTCAGAAGTTAAGGTTGATGATGCTACGAGGGATAGTGGCAATATCGCTGTCAAGGATAACTTAAAGACCCAAGAGGATCCACATCCAACCAGTGATGCATCTATTAAGGATGAAAATAATTTACGGAAAGATAACGACTTGCTTAGCAAGGAGCTGCTTGctttagaaaatgaaaagaaagtgAATATTCAGAACTCTGGTGGTGATACGCAGAATGTGGGTAGTGATGAAATGAATCGGCAGAATTCAAATATTAATGCAGTTGAAAGTATAACTCCCCGTCTGGATGCACCCTTGGACTCTACTGTGGAAGGTATCAAGGAGGGAAATGCTGGAAGAACTGTTTTTTGTACTGTGGTGGAAACCTCGGTCCTCGAGGTGGATACTGGCTCAGCGACAGTTCAAGAAAGTGTGGAGGAAGCATGTGGTGGGACTACCATACAGGCCTGCATACATCAAAATGCCCCTCTTAAAGATGCAGGCAGTACTGATCAGttaaatgaaaatgtgcataTGGAGTCTCAGATTGTATTGGAAGCTGACAAAGATATTGACGGTCATCCATTGGAAGTAGTCAATTCTGAGCGGGGTATTGATTCTTGTCCACAAAGAGATCACGTTGAGGAGAAGGATAAGTCTGTAGATGACCAATTGGTTGGTGGAGAAATAGAGGGCAACTCTATGGTATCTTCATATTCTGCGGAAGTTAAAGCCGGCAATTTTGATGCTGATACAAGCAGGACTCGCAACTCTGTTGAAGCGCAGATGGATAATGTTGGAGCTGATACCATTGGAAACTCCAAAGTTCAAGATTCAGTGAAGGATACAAATGTTGAAAATCGAGGATTATCTTCTTCTCAAACTGGAACAACGGAAGCAAGAGATGTGAATGGTCGGGGTGACACTCCTAATCCTTGCTCAGTACCTGTTTCTCAAGAGGAGAGCATAGTGTTGCTTCCTGCTTTGGGCAATAAGGATGGCACGATTGGTGTCCCTGTTGTTACGGACAAGGGTTTTGGCGTGCCATCTGTCAGCGAATCAG GCAATAATCAAGATGTCATTGCTGACCATGAAGAAGTTCATATATCGGCAGAAGTTGTTCTTCGGTCTACCCACTTGGATGACAGAAATGATGCTGAAGTTGAGGCTAGCAGAGGAGATCTGCCAGCTCACCTTTCAGAGTCCAATGCGGCAGTTGCGCAAGGTTCTCACTCTGAACTTGTGGAGACTGCACGCGGAGCTTTCAATGACCAGTCACCGCCACCAGACACATCTATTCCTGAATGCACACCTGTAGCAGAAACTGGCAATCCAGAAAGCCTTTGCGAGTCTCAAGCAGCAGAAATGGGAGTCACTCTTGACGGCAGTAGTACTATGGAACTGACTGTAAATCTCATGGATGTGACAAGCAAAGGTGACAGTTCTGCTGAAGCCGCAATTACTCCTGAAAGACCTGCAATTTCGACCCCAcaagaaaaatgtgaaatgGAATCCAAAGTATCAG GTGATGCATCAAAACCTCTTGAAAGCACTGTAGTCTCGGCAGGTCGCCTACCTGAAGGTCAACTAATGTCAAAGGAACCTGAAGATGGACGAGATTGTCATAATTCTGATCAAACAAATTCTGACACTCGGGTTACTAGTGGAACTAGTAGTCTTTCTGTGAGTGGAAAGGAGAAAGGAGGTTCTGAGATCCCCAGAGTTCAGGATGTTGGAATCATTGGATCTGAAGAGAGCAGTGGCAAAGGTGGGCCAGGTGTTCCGGGTCCAAAACAAAATGATGCTCCGAAAGCTGAGAAGAGCTCCGCTGTTAAG ATTGTGGAGGCACCTCCTCCAACGGCTGCACCAGTCCAGACAGCATCTCGAGTTCAGCGTAGTGGAAAGCGAGGAAGTCCTCAAACTGccgataaagaaaataaaagttctAAAGGTACTCCAGATCGTAAACCTAGGAGAGCATCCACTAAGTCAGCAGGGAGGGAAAGTGCAAAGAAGGGAAACTCGGTGAAAGAAGCACGTCCTTTGGAACAGTCGGAACTGGTGGTCAAATCAATCAATGTGTCCTTAGGTCCTCCTGGGATGTATCAGCTTGTTCAGCCAAAGGAGATCCTACACCATGGACAGATAGAAGGCCTTGGTACCAAACCCTTTGGTGCTCTTACGACTCCTCCATCTAGTCTGCCTGATTTGAACTCTTCAGCTTTCCCTTCTGTGGTTTTTCAGCAACCTTTCAACGATATGCAACAAGTGCAGCTGCGTGCACAGATCCTTGTCTATGGATCTTTAAT TTCAAGGTTAGTTCCAGAGGAGTTGCACATGGTATCAGCATTTGGGGGACCTG ATGGTGGTCGAAGCTTGTGGGAGAAGGCGTGGCAGACATGTAAAGCTAGAACGAGGGTACAAACACCTCATCAGATCAATCTTGAGACCCCAACTTCGTCTCGATCAG GAGACTTGGCTTCTGATCCAGCATCTAAGCAGAGTAAGGTAACTCCATCACCTGCTGCCCGTGCTAGTACAAGTGGAACACCTACACCTAGCATAAATCCAATGATACCTCTTTCATCACCCCTCTGGAGTCTTCCTACACCTTCGCTTGATGCTCTGCAATCCAGTGGCTTGCCTCGAGGTGTTGTTGTGGATTACCAGCCTGCGTTTCCCAAATTGGCGCCACATCAAACTCAACCAATACTAAGTTATGTTGGGCAAAATACCAGTTGGATGTCTCAGACACCTTTTCGTGGTCCTTGGGCTGCTGCTCCACAGAATCCTGCACTCAACACGAGTATTCGCTTTCCATCCGTGGCCACTGAATCTGTTCAGTTAACTCCAGTAAGGGAGTCATCTTTGGCATTTTCTTCTGGCATGAAACATACTCCTCCTGGTCCTTCAGCACAAGGAGGGGGTCCTCCTGGTGCTACTGTGGGGGTCTCTCCTGCCGTTGACTTGGCAAAGGTGATAATGCAATCTGATCAATCTGGTGATCCAAAGTcaaagaaacgaaagaaagGTCCACCATCTGAGGATCGAAGCAGGATCAATTTGCAATCTCAATCACACGCTGAGAAGTTATTAATTCCTGCTGCGACTAGCATTCCTTCTGCATCTGTTACTGCTACAACCCCTGCTAGTTTTCAATCTAAAGGCACCACACTGGAATTCAATGCGGTAGTGTCTCCTACACCCTCCACAGCTCTTGACAAAGAAGCAGATCAGGGTAAAAAGAAGCCTGTGTTATCAGAGGAGGCCATTGGTAAAGTGAAGGAAGCGATGCAGCAAGCTGAGAATGCAGCTGCTCTTGCAGCCTCTGCAGTTAGTCATAGCGAAGAAGTATGGAATGAGTTGGATAAGAAGAATATATCTGGCTCAGTATCAGCATCGGAAGCTAAACTTGCTTCTGCAGCTGTTGCAATagcagctgctgctgctgttgcaAAAGCTGCAGCTGCGGCTGCCAATGTCGCATCAAATGCTGCTTTGCAGGCAAAAGCAATGGCTGATGAAGCATTAAGCAGTGATCCTGATCCAAGTGAAGGCAATTCACGGGGTGTTATTTGGTCAAACAGTTCGAGTTCAATCATCTTTGCTGCTAAGGAGGCTGCTAGAAGAAGGGTTGAAGCCGCTTCAGCTGCAGCATTACGAGCTGAAAATCTGGACATAGTTGTGAAAGCTGCTGAGTTGGCCGCAGAAGCCATATCACAGGCTGGAAAAGTTGTTACAATGGGCGACCCTTTGTCTTTGAGTAAACTAGCTGAAGCTGGTCCGGAGGGCTTCTGGAAATTGCCTCAATTCTCTTCAGAACAAGCATCTATGGTACGTGATGCTAATGTGGAGCAAGCAAATAATGAGAATCTTGTAGCAGGTTCCATTGGCTTGAAGAAAAGCTCTGAGGGACCAGCAGATAATTGTGCAGCTCATTCTAATCAGCATGTGCCGTCAAATGTATCTAAAGATATTCTCAGGAATCCTATGGAAGATCAGGTGAGGTTGATAGTTGGCCTCTCAGGTTCTGTTTCCCCTGGTGATAAAGATCGGATGGGCGAAAAGTTAGCTAACACGTCTGATGCTACCGAGATTACTGGTGTAAATCCTGAATCTCAATCTGGATTGAGATCTCAGGACATTGGAGTACAGGGAGAGTCCAACAAGGCTGCAGGTGCCAAAAAAGACTATGGCATTCAGGAGGGATCCCGCGTGGAG GTTTTCAAAGATGAAGATGGATATAAAGGGGCATGGTTTGCGGCTGATGTAATGAGCTTGAAGGATGGGAAAGCCTCTGTGTGTTACACTGAGCTTCCATCAATTGAAG GCTCAGGGAAGCTACAGGAGTGGGTGGATCTCGAAGGTGCAGGAGATAAGGCACCAAGAATACGTATTCCCCATCCTATGACAGCTGTTCAACTTGATGGATCAAAAAAGAGACGTAGAGCAGCGATGGGGTCTTTCACATGTTCTGTTGGAGACAAAGTTGATGCTTGGATCGAAGACAG CTGGTGGGAAGGAGTTGTGACTGAGAAGAAAGATGAAACTTCTGTGATGGTTCAGTTACCCG TTCTTGGAGAAACCTCAGTCGTCAGAACCTGGCATCTTCGGCCTTCTCTCATTTGGATGGATGGGAAATGGATTGAATGGTCGAGCACGAGAGAGGATGATCGCTCCCATCACGAG GGTGACACGCCAAAGGAAAAGCGAGCTAAGCTGGGGAGTTCAGGAAGGCAAGCAAAAGGGAAGGGTAAAGCATTGAAGACTGTCGAGGTTCAGGACTCTGACAAAACTGATGGTTCAAAATTGTTGGATCTTTCTGTTAAAGAAAAAGTTTTTAACATTGGAAAAAGCAACAAGGATGAGGGCAAGCCTGACCCTCCTAGAACCATCCGTTCTGGCTTAAGAAAGCAAGGCCCAGGAGtaatttttggagtcccaaaGCCCGGAAAAAAGAGGAAGTTCATGGAGGTTAGCAAACATTATGTTGAGGACCAAAGCAATAACAAGGCCGAAGTAAGTGACTCAGTCAAACTTGCGAACTACTTGATGCCTCGAGGAAGTGGACCTCGTGGGCTGAAAAATGCTCCTAGAACTGATGTGAGGGGAAAAGAGAAGGGAAAAGAAGACACTGAATCAAAGACAAAGGTTCCTGCAACAGTAAGATCACGAGGTCTCTCTGGAAGAACGGTTTCTCAAAGAAATGGTTCGAAAATTTCTGTTTCTGCCCCTGGTGATACCTCAGTCACCGATCGCGGCGGGAAGATTAAGGATCCTTCGGGTCATGTTGGAAAGCACAATTCCATGGGAGCTGGATCATTTTCCAGCAGCGAGGCAGCAACCGGGGGCTCATTCTCTTTTTCCTCTCAAGCTCCTTCAGATGTCACCACTTCTAGGAAAATCTCTGCTCCTAAATCTGATTCTATGAATAAAGAGAAACCTGCTTCTACCAGTGGAAGATTGGCCAGGATCGAGGAGGACAAGAGTGTGAACAGTAATTCAGAGGCTGAGCCTCGGAGATCGAATCGTCGAATACAACCTACATCGAGA CTCTTGGAGGGTTTGCAGAGTTCGTTGATCATCTCAAAAGGTCCATCCAGTACGCATGACAAAGGCCATAGAAGTGCTCGCAGTGGTGCCAAGG gGTACGATTCTGGCAGGGAATAA